Within Streptomyces sp. NBC_00704, the genomic segment CGCCCGCCGGTCGGCGGGGCTGCCACGGGCGGTCGGGTGCGCCCTCCGGCGGCGGCGCGAAGGGGTTGTCGTCCTCGGGCGGCTTGTTCTCGTCCGACGGGGCGTCCGCGGGAGAGGCGGGGCGCTCTCGCAGCAGCACGACGCCGCGCTCCCCTCCCTGCGGTGACTGCGGGGGGAGCGTGAGCAGTCGCAGACTGCGGTCCGGCATCAAGTGAGCGTCTTCCCCTAGGTGATACGGCTGTCTGGCCTGAACGGATGTGGCTGTCACTCCGGGAACGCGCCGCACGGCGGCCGCGTTCCCGATCACGCCCGCGTCCCGTTCCTCGCAGACGCTACCTCCCGGCCACGCCCCCGTCCCGTGGGGGCCGTCCGGTGTGCCGGTATCGTTGCTGGCGGTCGGCTGCTTCGTAGGCTTCCCCGTATCCGGGGGCGCGATGCATTCGTACGAAAGTACAAGCCCGCGTGAAGTCCGCGTACGCCCACCGCCTTGTACGTGCTTCCCCGAGAAAGGGCCTCACCGTGGCCGCCAAGCCCGTGGCCAAGCGCCTCGTCGTGCTGGTCTCCGGATCCGGTACGAATCTCCAGGCGCTCCTCGACGCCGTCGCGACCGCGGGCGTCGACGCCTACGGCGCGCAGGTCGTGGCCGTCGGAGCCGACCGCGGGGGCGTCGAGGGTCTCGCCCGGGCCGAGCGGGCCGGCATCCCCACCTTCGTCTGCCGGGTCAAGGACTTCGGAAGCCGTGAGGAGTGGGACGCCGCGCTCGCGGAGGCCGTGGCCGCCCACGAGCCGGACCTGGTGGTGTCCGCCGGGTTCATGAAGGTCGTGGGCAAGGAGTTCCTCGCGCGGTACGGCGGGCGGTTCGTCAACACCCACCCCGCTCTCCTCCCCAGTTTCCCGGGAGCCCACGGTGTGCGCGACGCGCTCGCGTACGGCGTGAAGGTCACCGGCTGCACCGTCCACTTCGTCGACGACGGCGTCGACACCGGACCGATCATCGCCCAGGGCGTGGTCGAGGTCCGGGACGAGGACGACGAGAGCGCTCTGCACGAGCGCATCAAGGAAGTCGAGCGAAGGCTGCTCGTCGAGGTCGTGGGGCGGCTCGCCCGCAACGGCCATCGCATTGAGGGACGAAAGGTAGTTATCCAGTGACCGCCGAGAGCACTGTCACGGCCGAGAGCGACAAGCGGGACATCCGCCGCGCGCTCGTCAGCGTCTACGACAAGACCGGTCTGGAGGAGCTCGCGCGCGGGCTGCACGAGGCCGGCGTCGAGCTCGTCTCCACCGGGTCCACCGCCTCCCGCATCGCCGCCGCCGGCGTTCCCGTCACCAAGGTCGAGGAGCTGACCGGCTTCCCCGAGTGCCTGGACGGCCGGGTCAAGACCCTGCACCCCAAGGTCCACGCCGGCATCCTCGCCGACCTGCGCCTCGAGGACCACCGGCGGCAGCTCGACGAGCTGGGCGTCGCGCCGTTCGACCTCGTCGTCGTCAACCTCTACCCGTTCCGCGAGACCGTCGCGTCCGGCGCGAGCCCCGACGAGTGCGTGGAGCAGATCGACATCGGCGGGCCCTCCATGGTCCGCGCCGCCGCCAAGAACCACCCGTCGGTCGCCGTGGTCACCAGCCCGGCGCGGTACGCGGACGTCCTGGCGGCCGTGCAGGGCGGCGGCTTCGACCTGGCCGCGCGCAAGCGGCTGGCCGCCGAGGCGTTCCGGCACACCGCCGAGTACGACATCGCCGTCTCCTCCTGGTTCGCGTCCGCGTACGCGCCCGCCGACGACTCCCCGTTCCCGGGCTTCCTCGCCACCAGCCTGGAGCGCGCGCACACCCTGCGCTACGGCGAGAACCCGCACCAGCCCGCGGCCCTCTACACGGCGGGCACCGGCGGACTGGCGGAGGCCGAGCAGCTGCACGGCAAGGAGATGTCGTTCAACAACTACACGGACACGGACGCCGCGCGCCGTGCCGCGTACGACCACGACGAGCCCGCCGTCGCGATCATCAAGCACGCCAACCCGTGCGGCATCGCGGTCGGCGCGGACGTCGCCGAGGCGCACCGCAAGGCGCACGCCTGCGACCCGCTGTCCGCGTTCGGCGGTGTGATCGCCGTGAACCGGCCGGTCAGCAAGGAGATGGCCGAGCAGGTCGCGGAGATCTTCACCGAGGTCATCGTCGCGCCCGACTACGAGGACGGCGCGCTGGAGGCCCTCACCAAGAAGAAGAACGTCCGGGTGCTGCGCTGCCCCGACGGCCCCGCCCACCCCGTCGACGTCAAGCCGATCGACGGCGGCGCGCTGCTCCAGGTCGCCGACCGCCTCCAGGCCGAGGGCGACGACCCGGCCAACTGGACGCTGGCGACCGGCGAGGCGCTCTCCCCGGCGGAGCTGGCCGACCTGGCGTTCGCCTGGAAGGCGTGCCGGGCCGTGAAGTCCAACGCCATCCTGCTCGCCAAGGACGGCGCGTCGGTCGGCGTCGGCATGGGCCAGGTCAACCGGGTCGACTCGGCGAAGCTGGCCGTCGAGCGGGCCGGCGAGGAGCGGGCGCGCGGCGCGTACGCGGCGTCCGACGCCTTCTTCCCCTTCCCGGACGGTCTGGAGGTCCTGGTCGAGGCGGGCGTCAGGGCCGTGGTGCAGCCCGGCGGCTCGGTCCGCGACGAACTGGTCGTCGAGGCCGCGAAGAAGGCCGGCGTGACGATGTACTTCACGGGGACGCGGCACTTCTTCCACTGACGCGCAGATGCCGTGCCGGGACCTTCCGGCACGGCATCTCCGTGCGCGGCCTCGTCTCGGCGAACGCGCCCGGCCACGATCGTCAGGCGACCGCCGCCGTGGGAGTGGCTTCGCGGGCATTACCCGGGCCGGGCGCGGGACGCCGATCGAGGCCGGTCGGGCGGGCCGCCGTACGCGGTCGACGTCGGCCCGGCCCTGGTCCCGCCGTCAGGAGCCGACGGCCGTGAGACGAGCGCTGCCCGCGGGCCGGATCAGCACTTGTAGTGCTTGACGTCGTTGAAGAGCCCCGTGTAGCTGATGGAGACTTCCACGCAACGCTTGTGGTCCACGGCGTACTGCCACACCCGCTGGATCCTCTTGATCACCGCCGTGCCCAGTCCGGCGCAGCCGACCGCTGCCACCGGGTTGATCAGGACGCCGCACAGGGCGACCGCGGTATCCGCGTACTGCACCTTGTTGTTCAGGCGCTTGACCTCGGCCTTGTTGAACTTGATGTAGATGTTCCAGCCGTAGCCGACGGACGGATCGGCGACGACGGGGAAGGCCGTGTCGGCAGTGGTGTTCACCGTCTGCACGAGCGAACCGCCGTCGATGCGGTAGGAGGTCGGCACGGCCTCTCCGTGGGCGTCCTTCGCCCATGGCGCGGCTATGGATCCCAGCACCGTCGTTCCCTGGCTCCCCGGCCTGGTGATCAGGTATCCGCCGTTCCCGTCCGCCATCAGCTCCGTGTCGGCCGGAAGGCCGAGCCCGAAGCGGTACTCGTGCGGAGCGCCGCTGTCCTTGAGGGTGACCAGCGCGCGTGCGCCCCCGTCCGCCGTCGCCTGGACCGCGAGATCGGTCGACGGGGCAGCGTCCGTGTACACGACGGTGCCGGCGCCGGCCTTGACGCCGGCGACCTTCTTCGTCTCGGGCAGGCTCAGGCGGAACGACGTGCCGTCGGCCGCGGTGGACTGCACGTAGCCGCCGGAATCGGCGGGTGCGGTGACGGCCACGGAGTTCGACTCGGAGCGGACGATCGCGTGGGCGGCGCTGCCGGGGGCGACGCTGGAGGCGGCCAAGTCGCCCGTGCCGGTGGCTCGTTCGACCACCGCGGCGGCGCGTGCGGCCGCGTCACCCTCTGTGTCGGCGATAGCGGGGGACGCCGCGGAGAGCACGGCGACCGCGGTGAGGACGGACGTTCCGGCCAGCACGCCGGTGCGAACCCTGCGTCGCTCGAAGATGTTCAACTGTGAGATCTCCCGTTTCGCGGGAGGAGGAAGGCATGCCAACGCCGCCGACCACCCCCGTGTTGAAACGACAGCCGTTGGTCATCGGCTGTCGGACACCCGCTGGTCAGGCGGATGACAAGAGGAGCCAATCACTGGCCAATGGCTAACGTCAAGTCACGGCCTATGTACACAGAGGCATACGGGCGTCGGTGGCCTGGGATGACGGACTGGGCCGGCCCCCCCGCACAGCGGGGGACCGGCCCAGTCCGGAGTGCTCCGAGACGCTTAGTAGCGCGGGCGGTTGAACCAGGCGGCACCCGAGGGTGCGATCATCGCCGCTGCCATCACACCGCCGAAGCCGATCCACAGCAGCGCCCAGATCAAGGCCGCGGAGGAGCCGGCGTTCGCCGAGCCGATGAGGATGAGGAGACCGAAAACAGCACCGAGGATCCCGTAGATCATTGTGGTGATGCGAATCCCCTGCCCACCACGGGAGAACTTGACCCCCAACGTGATCGACAGCGCGGCCAGGCCCAGGAACAGCAGCGCGACGACAAGGATGATGCCGGCCCCGGCGTGCCCGATGTCGGAGAAGCCGTTGTCGCCGAAGGTGTCCTCGCCGGCGTTGGAGGC encodes:
- the purN gene encoding phosphoribosylglycinamide formyltransferase, which produces MAAKPVAKRLVVLVSGSGTNLQALLDAVATAGVDAYGAQVVAVGADRGGVEGLARAERAGIPTFVCRVKDFGSREEWDAALAEAVAAHEPDLVVSAGFMKVVGKEFLARYGGRFVNTHPALLPSFPGAHGVRDALAYGVKVTGCTVHFVDDGVDTGPIIAQGVVEVRDEDDESALHERIKEVERRLLVEVVGRLARNGHRIEGRKVVIQ
- the purH gene encoding bifunctional phosphoribosylaminoimidazolecarboxamide formyltransferase/IMP cyclohydrolase, translated to MTAESTVTAESDKRDIRRALVSVYDKTGLEELARGLHEAGVELVSTGSTASRIAAAGVPVTKVEELTGFPECLDGRVKTLHPKVHAGILADLRLEDHRRQLDELGVAPFDLVVVNLYPFRETVASGASPDECVEQIDIGGPSMVRAAAKNHPSVAVVTSPARYADVLAAVQGGGFDLAARKRLAAEAFRHTAEYDIAVSSWFASAYAPADDSPFPGFLATSLERAHTLRYGENPHQPAALYTAGTGGLAEAEQLHGKEMSFNNYTDTDAARRAAYDHDEPAVAIIKHANPCGIAVGADVAEAHRKAHACDPLSAFGGVIAVNRPVSKEMAEQVAEIFTEVIVAPDYEDGALEALTKKKNVRVLRCPDGPAHPVDVKPIDGGALLQVADRLQAEGDDPANWTLATGEALSPAELADLAFAWKACRAVKSNAILLAKDGASVGVGMGQVNRVDSAKLAVERAGEERARGAYAASDAFFPFPDGLEVLVEAGVRAVVQPGGSVRDELVVEAAKKAGVTMYFTGTRHFFH